One Chloroflexota bacterium genomic window carries:
- a CDS encoding hydrogenase maturation nickel metallochaperone HypA: protein MDETVLMQGIVQQMLDAAQNAKSKHIRVVNLAVCDKQVDPNELTRAFETLTFTTIAQGARLHLRRDDPIAIDPMLEHLAVDKQTYTVRLDSLELD from the coding sequence ATGGACGAAACCGTTTTGATGCAGGGCATCGTGCAACAAATGTTGGACGCCGCCCAAAACGCCAAATCAAAGCACATTCGAGTCGTCAATCTTGCGGTGTGCGATAAACAAGTTGATCCAAACGAACTCACCCGCGCATTCGAGACACTCACCTTTACGACGATTGCCCAGGGCGCGCGTCTGCATCTCCGCCGCGATGATCCAATCGCGATAGATCCAATGCTCGAGCACCTTGCCGTGGACAAGCAAACTTACACTGTTCGCTTGGACAGTCTCGAACTGGATTGA
- the ychF gene encoding redox-regulated ATPase YchF, with product MQIGIIGLPNAGKTTIFNALTRGQIETAAFSSGKLEVHTAMVDVPDPRVGVLSKMFNPRKTIYAQVQYNDIGGLSRGIGEKGGIDGVLLNHIVQNDALLHVVRAFEDENVPHIEETIDPARDLDILDTELILSDLAMVERRLERIHAQLTKRGGTPAERDAMLKEQAVLARFQPQLEAGKPLRDLELSDDDLRVTRNLALVTLKPMLVVFNTGDRAVSDPTTIAKYAHKKTMLATLQGKLEMELAQMSPDDAAEFLKEYGIAEPGLSRVIRLSYQLLGLHAFFTVGEDEVRAWTIRVGANAVDAAGTIHTDLARGFIRAEVISYADMLTSGDMVEARKHGRLRLEGKEYVVKDGDILSIRFNVSKNE from the coding sequence ATGCAAATCGGAATCATCGGCTTGCCCAATGCAGGCAAAACAACCATCTTTAACGCGCTCACGCGCGGACAAATCGAAACCGCGGCGTTCTCGTCCGGCAAATTGGAAGTCCACACCGCGATGGTGGACGTGCCCGACCCGCGCGTGGGTGTGCTTTCGAAAATGTTCAACCCGCGCAAAACGATTTACGCGCAAGTGCAGTACAACGACATCGGCGGTCTCTCGCGCGGCATCGGCGAAAAGGGCGGGATAGACGGCGTGCTCCTCAATCACATCGTCCAGAACGACGCACTCCTCCACGTCGTCCGCGCGTTTGAAGACGAAAATGTGCCGCACATCGAAGAGACGATTGACCCGGCGCGCGATCTCGACATCCTCGACACCGAACTGATTCTTTCCGACCTCGCGATGGTCGAGCGGCGGCTCGAACGCATCCACGCGCAGTTGACCAAGCGCGGCGGCACGCCCGCCGAACGCGATGCGATGCTCAAAGAGCAAGCGGTCCTCGCGCGCTTTCAGCCGCAACTCGAAGCCGGCAAACCACTCCGCGATTTAGAGTTGAGCGACGACGACCTGCGCGTCACGCGCAATCTCGCGCTCGTCACGCTCAAGCCGATGCTCGTCGTGTTCAACACCGGCGACCGTGCGGTGAGCGATCCGACGACGATTGCGAAATACGCGCACAAAAAGACGATGCTCGCAACCTTGCAAGGTAAACTCGAAATGGAACTCGCGCAAATGTCGCCCGACGATGCCGCCGAGTTTCTCAAAGAGTACGGCATCGCCGAACCTGGGTTGTCGCGCGTGATTCGCTTGTCGTACCAATTGCTCGGCTTGCACGCGTTCTTCACCGTCGGCGAGGACGAAGTGCGCGCGTGGACGATTCGCGTCGGCGCGAACGCGGTGGACGCGGCAGGCACGATTCACACCGATCTCGCGCGCGGCTTTATTCGCGCGGAAGTGATTTCGTACGCGGACATGCTCACCTCCGGCGACATGGTCGAAGCGCGCAAGCATGGACGCTTGCGGCTCGAAGGCAAAGAGTACGTCGTCAAGGACGGCGACATTCTCTCGATTCGATTCAACGTGTCGAAAAACGAATAA
- a CDS encoding acyl-CoA carboxylase subunit beta: MTDYLTQLREMRERAVQGGGTERIAAQHKRGKMTARERLALLLDEGSFQELGALATHNVTDFGMDEQRFPGDGVVTGFGKISGRRVAVFAQDFTVLGGSFSEVQSHKICRIQDLALESGIPIIGLNDSGGARIQEGVRSLAAYGEVFTRNVLSSGVIPQISLILGPCAGGSVYSPALTDFVIMAQRTSFMFITGPEVIKAVTGEEVNFNDLGGTMVHNAKSGVAQLVAEDETQAIELTKLLLSYLPQNNTEDPPQVARYDSPDRMDESLNTIVPPNENEPYDMHEVIDAIVDPRSFLEVHPYYARSAIVGFARLDGYSVGIVANQPAHLAGVLDIDSSDKVARFVRICDAFNIPVVTFVDTPGYLPGVDQEHYGIIRHGAKVIYAFCEATVPKISVVTRKAIGGAYIAMSSRQMRCDLAFAWPSAQIAVMGADGAVRILRRREITSSSDPKSVEGQFIQEYREKFFNPYTAANLGQIDEVIEPKETRPHLIRALEVLRTKVKQNPPKKHGLMPV, encoded by the coding sequence ATGACAGATTATCTAACCCAACTGCGCGAGATGCGCGAACGCGCTGTGCAAGGCGGCGGTACGGAACGCATCGCGGCGCAACACAAGCGCGGCAAAATGACCGCGCGCGAACGGCTCGCGCTCTTGCTCGACGAAGGATCGTTTCAAGAACTTGGCGCGCTCGCCACGCACAACGTCACCGATTTCGGCATGGACGAGCAACGTTTTCCCGGCGATGGCGTCGTCACCGGGTTTGGCAAAATCAGCGGGCGACGCGTCGCGGTGTTCGCACAAGATTTCACCGTGCTCGGCGGCTCGTTCTCCGAAGTGCAGTCGCACAAGATTTGCCGCATCCAAGACCTCGCGTTGGAAAGCGGCATCCCGATCATTGGACTGAACGATTCCGGCGGCGCGCGCATTCAAGAGGGCGTGCGCTCGCTCGCGGCTTATGGCGAAGTGTTCACGCGCAACGTGCTCTCCTCCGGCGTCATCCCGCAGATTTCGTTGATACTCGGACCCTGCGCCGGCGGTTCGGTCTATTCGCCCGCGCTGACCGATTTCGTGATTATGGCGCAGCGCACCAGTTTCATGTTCATCACCGGTCCTGAAGTCATCAAAGCGGTGACCGGCGAAGAAGTGAATTTCAACGATCTTGGCGGCACGATGGTGCACAATGCGAAAAGCGGCGTCGCGCAACTCGTCGCGGAAGACGAGACGCAAGCCATCGAGCTGACCAAACTCTTGTTGAGTTATCTGCCGCAGAACAATACGGAAGACCCACCCCAGGTCGCGCGCTATGATTCGCCGGACCGCATGGACGAATCGCTCAACACCATCGTTCCACCGAACGAGAACGAACCGTACGATATGCACGAGGTCATTGACGCGATTGTAGACCCGCGTAGTTTTCTCGAAGTCCATCCGTACTATGCGCGCAGCGCCATCGTCGGTTTCGCGCGGCTCGACGGTTATTCGGTTGGCATCGTCGCGAATCAACCGGCGCATCTCGCCGGCGTGCTCGACATTGATTCGAGCGACAAGGTCGCGCGCTTTGTGCGTATCTGCGACGCGTTCAACATTCCGGTTGTCACGTTCGTGGACACGCCGGGTTATTTGCCGGGCGTGGATCAAGAACATTACGGCATCATTCGCCACGGGGCGAAAGTGATCTACGCGTTTTGCGAAGCGACCGTGCCGAAAATTTCGGTCGTCACGCGCAAAGCGATCGGCGGCGCGTACATCGCGATGAGTTCGCGGCAGATGCGCTGTGACCTCGCGTTTGCCTGGCCCTCCGCGCAGATCGCGGTGATGGGCGCGGATGGCGCGGTGCGCATCTTGCGCCGCCGCGAAATTACATCGTCGAGCGATCCCAAATCAGTGGAAGGTCAATTCATTCAAGAGTATCGCGAAAAATTCTTCAACCCGTACACCGCCGCGAACCTGGGACAGATTGACGAGGTGATCGAGCCAAAGGAAACGCGCCCGCACTTGATTCGCGCGCTCGAAGTGCTTCGCACCAAAGTCAAACAGAATCCACCGAAGAAGCATGGACTGATGCCGGTCTAG
- a CDS encoding OadG family protein — MESINIGLQLTLYGMGLVFSLLGVMALGIALITRLDRGKTQVTKAPALLYPPGLDADTVAAITIAVMSHRIHLRQQAAPAVREHKPGTLPSRWVGVGRTLQNSNWQPGRRTR, encoded by the coding sequence ATGGAATCAATCAACATCGGATTACAACTCACCCTCTACGGCATGGGCTTGGTGTTCTCACTGCTCGGCGTAATGGCGCTGGGCATCGCGCTGATCACACGCTTGGATCGCGGCAAGACCCAGGTCACCAAAGCGCCCGCCCTGTTGTACCCGCCTGGGTTGGACGCGGACACCGTCGCCGCCATCACGATTGCGGTCATGTCGCATCGCATTCATCTGCGCCAGCAAGCCGCGCCGGCGGTGCGCGAGCACAAACCTGGCACGCTCCCCAGCCGGTGGGTCGGCGTGGGGCGCACGTTACAAAATTCGAATTGGCAACCCGGTCGGAGGACGCGATGA
- a CDS encoding biotin attachment protein, with product MRRYKLQIKDKEYTIDVQDLSANEFRVMLNDQAFDVQLSAAQELLGATITPQISPVNAADESAIERPATSYHPPSLDVLGSVRLAPAPALPPTPRTSANGASQEITAPMPGTILTVEVKPGDAVTHGQTVCILEAMKMKNAIRSPRDATVAEVIAQAGQAVRYGDVLVRFEEGK from the coding sequence ATGAGACGCTACAAATTGCAAATCAAGGACAAGGAATACACGATTGACGTGCAAGACCTTTCGGCGAACGAGTTTCGCGTGATGCTGAACGACCAGGCATTCGACGTGCAACTCTCTGCCGCGCAAGAACTGCTCGGCGCGACTATCACGCCGCAAATCTCGCCGGTGAATGCGGCGGACGAAAGCGCGATTGAACGACCCGCCACGTCGTATCATCCGCCATCGCTCGACGTATTGGGTAGCGTGCGCCTCGCACCCGCACCCGCGCTCCCGCCGACGCCGCGCACGAGCGCGAATGGCGCGAGTCAGGAGATTACCGCGCCGATGCCGGGCACGATCCTCACGGTTGAAGTCAAACCGGGCGATGCCGTAACGCACGGACAAACCGTGTGCATTCTCGAAGCGATGAAAATGAAAAACGCGATTCGCTCGCCGCGCGATGCGACGGTTGCCGAAGTGATCGCGCAAGCCGGGCAAGCAGTGCGCTACGGCGATGTGCTCGTCCGGTTCGAGGAGGGTAAGTGA
- a CDS encoding sodium ion-translocating decarboxylase subunit beta produces MMAIGGVLLYLAIAKEYEPMLLLPIGAGAIFANLPLSPMIQDEGLLTILKQAGVENELFPLLIFIGIGAMTDFGPLLENPRMMLIGAAGQFGIFGTLMLALLLGYNLNEAASIGIIGAIDGPTSIYVSNLLAPHLLGPITVCAYSYMSLVPIIQPPIMRLLTSKTERAIRMPYSQRVISRRTRILFPLIVIVVVGTLVPMALPLIGTLMLGNLMRESGVVERLTGASSKEIANIVTLFLGLAVGSTMSADAFLRVQTLGILALGLVAFCLDIAMGLMFAKFLNLLSRGHFNPLIGAAGISAFPMAARVVQKIGQEEDFENFLLMHAMGANASGQIASVIAGGVLLALMGAR; encoded by the coding sequence ATGATGGCAATCGGCGGCGTGTTGCTCTATCTCGCGATCGCGAAAGAGTACGAACCGATGCTCCTCCTGCCGATTGGCGCGGGCGCGATCTTCGCCAACTTGCCGCTTTCGCCGATGATTCAGGATGAGGGTCTGCTCACCATTCTGAAACAAGCCGGCGTCGAGAACGAACTATTTCCGCTGTTGATTTTCATCGGCATCGGCGCGATGACCGATTTCGGTCCGCTCCTCGAAAACCCGCGCATGATGCTGATCGGCGCGGCGGGGCAGTTTGGAATTTTCGGCACGTTGATGCTTGCGTTGCTGTTGGGCTATAATCTCAACGAAGCCGCCTCCATCGGCATCATCGGCGCAATTGATGGACCGACTTCGATCTATGTGAGCAATCTGCTCGCGCCGCACTTGCTCGGACCGATCACCGTGTGCGCGTACAGTTACATGTCGCTCGTGCCAATCATCCAGCCGCCGATCATGCGTTTGCTCACGAGCAAAACCGAGCGCGCGATTCGCATGCCGTACTCGCAACGCGTGATCAGCCGGCGCACGCGCATTCTGTTTCCGCTCATCGTCATCGTCGTCGTCGGGACGCTCGTGCCGATGGCGTTGCCGTTGATCGGCACGTTGATGCTCGGCAACTTGATGCGCGAGTCCGGCGTCGTCGAACGGTTGACCGGCGCGTCGTCGAAAGAAATCGCGAACATCGTCACGCTGTTCCTGGGTCTGGCGGTCGGCTCGACGATGAGTGCAGACGCGTTCTTGCGCGTGCAAACGCTCGGCATCCTCGCGTTGGGGCTGGTCGCGTTTTGTCTCGACATCGCGATGGGGTTGATGTTCGCTAAATTCTTGAATCTGCTCAGTCGCGGTCACTTCAATCCGTTGATCGGCGCGGCAGGCATCAGCGCGTTTCCGATGGCGGCGCGCGTCGTGCAAAAGATCGGGCAGGAAGAGGACTTTGAAAATTTCTTGTTGATGCACGCGATGGGCGCGAACGCGTCCGGTCAAATCGCGAGCGTCATCGCCGGCGGCGTGTTGCTCGCGTTGATGGGCGCGCGATAA
- a CDS encoding cytochrome b/b6 domain-containing protein yields MAEQKQYPRFSPAQRVEHWIMFASFTILAVTGLPQKFVGNAWAEQMIQIMGGIEFVRLIHHLAAVVMVLGSIYHIVAIAYKIYVVRVRWTMFPRFDDVLDALDAIRYNLGLTKEHPKFDRFNFGEKFEYWAFVWGTVVMALTGFMMWNPINTARFVPGDLIPAAKAAHGGEALLAVLAILIWHFYNVHIKMFNRAMFTGKMPEHQMEEEHGLELERLHQGKTDKRPPAEVVKQRERLFIPIALGFSVVMLLGVYFFTTYEQTAITTLPRRADVQVFSPITPTPTLRAGATVAPVIAAPKPLTESHVGRTQCNVCHEAGIAGPKNPADHAGRADATCSACHKLSTGVATPIAGATPPVSAPATSGGIKPLPATHDGRTTCNVCHETGVAGPKNPADHAGRADATCSACHKPASSAVPAAPTAAAKPAVAPTTGAATVAPTAAAKPSVAPTTGAGTTVPTAAAKPTVAPATGAAPAATKPSATTAPAGGAGVAKVLPASHAGRAICNVCHETGASGPKNPADHAGRADATCVACHKLP; encoded by the coding sequence ATGGCGGAGCAAAAACAATATCCACGCTTTTCCCCGGCGCAACGCGTCGAACACTGGATCATGTTCGCGTCGTTTACGATTCTCGCCGTCACCGGCTTGCCGCAAAAATTCGTCGGCAATGCCTGGGCGGAGCAGATGATCCAGATCATGGGCGGCATCGAATTCGTGCGCCTGATTCATCACCTTGCCGCCGTGGTGATGGTGCTTGGTTCGATCTATCATATCGTCGCCATCGCCTACAAAATTTACGTCGTCCGCGTGCGCTGGACGATGTTCCCGCGTTTTGACGATGTGCTCGACGCGCTCGACGCGATTCGCTACAACCTTGGTTTGACGAAAGAACATCCCAAGTTCGACCGCTTCAACTTTGGCGAAAAGTTCGAGTACTGGGCGTTCGTGTGGGGCACGGTCGTGATGGCGCTGACCGGGTTTATGATGTGGAACCCGATCAACACCGCGCGCTTCGTCCCCGGCGATTTGATTCCCGCCGCCAAAGCCGCGCATGGGGGCGAAGCGCTCCTCGCCGTGCTCGCGATTCTCATCTGGCACTTTTACAATGTTCACATCAAGATGTTCAATCGCGCCATGTTCACCGGCAAGATGCCGGAACATCAAATGGAAGAAGAACATGGCTTGGAACTTGAACGGCTGCACCAGGGTAAAACCGACAAGCGTCCGCCGGCTGAGGTGGTCAAACAACGCGAGCGCCTCTTCATCCCGATCGCGTTGGGCTTTAGTGTTGTGATGCTCCTCGGCGTCTACTTTTTCACCACGTACGAACAAACGGCGATCACGACCTTGCCGCGCCGCGCGGATGTCCAGGTATTCTCGCCGATCACACCAACGCCCACCTTGCGCGCGGGCGCGACGGTTGCGCCGGTCATTGCCGCGCCCAAGCCGTTGACGGAAAGCCACGTCGGGCGAACGCAATGCAATGTGTGTCACGAAGCCGGCATCGCCGGACCCAAGAATCCGGCGGATCACGCCGGACGCGCGGACGCGACGTGTAGCGCGTGCCACAAACTTTCTACTGGCGTTGCAACACCGATAGCGGGCGCGACACCGCCAGTGAGTGCGCCTGCCACGAGCGGTGGCATCAAGCCACTCCCCGCTACGCATGATGGACGCACCACGTGCAACGTGTGTCACGAAACCGGCGTTGCCGGTCCCAAGAATCCGGCGGACCATGCCGGACGCGCAGATGCGACGTGCAGCGCGTGCCACAAGCCGGCGAGTAGCGCCGTGCCTGCCGCGCCGACTGCCGCCGCGAAACCCGCTGTCGCTCCAACGACCGGCGCCGCGACTGTTGCGCCGACTGCCGCGGCAAAACCATCCGTTGCGCCCACGACCGGTGCTGGAACTACCGTACCAACCGCCGCCGCGAAACCTACCGTTGCACCCGCGACCGGCGCCGCGCCTGCCGCGACGAAACCGTCTGCCACCACAGCGCCTGCCGGCGGCGCGGGTGTAGCGAAAGTACTCCCAGCCAGTCACGCGGGACGCGCGATCTGCAACGTGTGTCACGAGACCGGCGCGAGCGGTCCGAAAAATCCGGCAGACCACGCCGGACGCGCGGATGCCACGTGTGTCGCGTGCCATAAATTGCCGTAG
- a CDS encoding cytochrome c3 family protein: MQLRMIGFIAGLGMLIGLALFHAPSANAGGPPDAPPPAAEIENQVCLACHSNRQLVLKLPNGDSLPMFVDAAAFNASVHGKQGQRCTACHTNISGYPHPPIAARDARDFSIQMYTLCRQCHGDQFKKTLDSVHATELAAGNRDAPVCTDCHTAHYSSKPAQPRARISTTCQKCHSTIFNQYKDSIHGSALITENNLDVPTCVECHGVHNIGDPLTAQFRLKSPEICAKCHTNKALMNKYRISTNVMNSYVADFHGTTVELFEKQSPDHPTNKAVCFDCHGVHNIKKIDDPQSTVFRQNLLKTCQQCHPDATTNFPASWLSHYDASPERFPAMYYVNLFYTILIPVTIGGMLGFIALDLARRIINRFNKNGGA, from the coding sequence ATGCAATTACGCATGATCGGATTCATCGCAGGGCTAGGCATGCTCATCGGTCTCGCTCTCTTCCATGCGCCGTCGGCGAATGCCGGCGGTCCGCCGGACGCTCCGCCGCCCGCTGCGGAAATCGAAAATCAAGTGTGCTTGGCGTGCCATTCGAATCGGCAATTGGTGCTCAAATTACCGAACGGTGATAGTCTGCCCATGTTCGTGGATGCCGCCGCGTTCAACGCATCCGTGCATGGCAAGCAAGGACAACGGTGTACCGCGTGCCATACCAATATCAGCGGCTATCCGCATCCGCCGATTGCCGCGCGGGACGCGCGCGATTTTTCGATTCAGATGTACACGCTGTGTCGGCAGTGTCACGGTGACCAATTCAAAAAGACGCTCGACTCGGTGCACGCGACCGAACTCGCCGCCGGCAATCGCGACGCGCCAGTGTGCACCGACTGCCACACCGCGCACTATTCCTCCAAGCCAGCTCAACCCCGTGCGCGCATTTCGACCACGTGTCAAAAATGCCATAGCACGATTTTCAATCAGTACAAAGACAGCATTCACGGTTCGGCGTTGATTACCGAAAACAATCTCGACGTGCCGACGTGCGTCGAATGCCACGGCGTTCACAACATCGGCGATCCGCTCACCGCGCAATTTCGGCTCAAGTCGCCGGAGATTTGCGCCAAGTGTCACACGAACAAAGCGTTGATGAACAAGTACCGGATTTCGACGAACGTGATGAATAGTTACGTCGCCGACTTTCACGGCACGACCGTCGAGTTGTTCGAGAAACAGTCACCCGACCATCCTACGAACAAAGCCGTCTGCTTCGATTGTCATGGCGTCCACAACATCAAGAAAATTGACGATCCGCAATCCACGGTCTTTCGACAGAATTTGCTCAAGACGTGCCAGCAATGTCACCCCGACGCGACGACGAATTTTCCGGCGTCGTGGCTCAGTCACTATGATGCCAGCCCCGAACGCTTCCCAGCCATGTACTATGTGAATCTGTTTTACACCATTCTCATTCCCGTGACGATTGGCGGTATGCTCGGGTTTATCGCGCTCGATCTCGCGCGCCGTATTATCAATCGTTTCAACAAAAACGGAGGAGCGTAA
- a CDS encoding amidase, with protein sequence MPELDWLTASELARLLHAQKISSVELTMHFLDRLEKFGPRYHALAELTRDLARQQARRADHTLRRVGAKHASLLLGIPYGAKDLLATKNIPTRWGSPAHRDQVFDYDATVITRLQNAGAVLVAKLAMVELAGGGGYEFASASLHGPGLNPWNVNHWSGGSSSGSGSVVAAGLVPFALGSETWGSINTPAAYCGVTGLRPTWGLVSRAGAMELGWTLDKIGPMARSAEDCGWILQAIAGPDANDPTTGRAFQFQPRLARRNFRVGVLPADFSDIPELGKAFDDALRVFRKIGVKLSRVELPDYPYSDIALTILHAETLATHEEFIKSDKLDLLVDASQKQSLRQSLQLAPGEYARALKQRAQITRDVLALFDQFDALVSPAVTEEAIPLEMSLKTRVRRRGNYSVLGALCGVPALIAPMGFGKQNLPLALALTGNRFGENALLQLGMRFQRETDWHRRHPAVPA encoded by the coding sequence ATGCCTGAGTTGGACTGGCTGACCGCGAGCGAACTCGCGCGCCTGCTTCACGCGCAAAAAATTTCGTCGGTCGAATTGACTATGCATTTCCTCGACCGTTTGGAAAAATTCGGACCGCGCTATCACGCGCTCGCCGAATTGACGCGCGACCTCGCGCGGCAACAAGCGCGGCGCGCGGATCACACATTGCGGCGTGTAGGGGCGAAGCATGCTTCGCTCCTGCTGGGAATTCCGTACGGTGCGAAGGATTTGCTCGCGACGAAAAACATTCCGACGCGCTGGGGTTCGCCCGCGCACCGCGACCAGGTTTTCGATTACGATGCGACCGTTATCACGCGTCTGCAAAACGCCGGCGCGGTGCTCGTCGCCAAACTCGCGATGGTCGAACTTGCCGGCGGCGGCGGGTACGAATTCGCGTCCGCGTCGTTGCACGGACCGGGGTTGAATCCGTGGAACGTCAATCACTGGTCGGGCGGCTCGTCGTCCGGGTCGGGCAGCGTGGTCGCGGCGGGTCTCGTGCCGTTCGCGCTCGGCTCGGAAACCTGGGGCAGCATCAACACGCCCGCGGCGTACTGCGGTGTCACCGGTTTGCGACCGACGTGGGGCTTAGTCAGTCGCGCCGGCGCGATGGAGTTGGGTTGGACGCTCGACAAAATCGGTCCGATGGCGCGCAGCGCGGAAGATTGCGGCTGGATTTTGCAAGCCATCGCCGGACCCGACGCGAACGACCCGACGACCGGGCGCGCGTTCCAGTTCCAGCCGCGCCTCGCGCGCCGCAATTTTCGCGTCGGCGTTTTGCCCGCCGATTTCAGCGACATCCCGGAACTCGGCAAGGCATTCGACGACGCGTTGCGTGTGTTCAGGAAAATCGGTGTGAAACTGTCGCGTGTGGAATTGCCCGACTATCCGTACAGCGATATCGCGCTGACGATTCTGCACGCGGAAACGCTCGCGACGCACGAAGAATTTATCAAGAGCGATAAACTAGATTTGCTGGTGGACGCGTCGCAAAAGCAATCGCTGCGTCAATCGCTCCAACTCGCGCCGGGCGAGTACGCGCGCGCGCTCAAACAACGCGCGCAGATCACGCGGGATGTGCTCGCGCTCTTCGACCAGTTCGACGCGCTCGTTTCGCCGGCGGTGACGGAAGAAGCGATTCCCCTCGAGATGAGTCTCAAAACGCGCGTGCGGCGGCGCGGCAATTATAGCGTGCTTGGCGCGCTGTGCGGCGTGCCCGCGCTCATCGCGCCGATGGGATTCGGCAAGCAAAATTTACCGCTTGCGCTCGCTTTGACCGGCAATCGGTTTGGCGAGAACGCGCTGCTCCAACTCGGTATGCGCTTCCAACGCGAAACGGATTGGCATCGCCGCCATCCGGCTGTCCCGGCGTAA
- a CDS encoding STAS domain-containing protein has protein sequence MNITTTLETSRVSVTVFQIHGNVDASNYSELQTRVQEAIQAGMHYILLDLSDVPYMSSAGLRALNQIFNWVRAHAPDESDAAVSQGLASGKFKSQHLKLLNPTPRVLDVLKTAGIDMFLEIHTNRQNALVSFEPGK, from the coding sequence ATGAACATTACCACGACGTTGGAAACCAGCCGCGTGTCCGTCACCGTTTTTCAAATTCACGGCAACGTGGACGCGTCCAACTATAGCGAACTGCAAACGCGCGTGCAGGAAGCGATTCAAGCCGGGATGCACTATATTCTGCTCGACTTGAGCGACGTGCCGTACATGAGCAGCGCCGGCTTGCGCGCGCTCAATCAAATCTTCAACTGGGTGCGCGCGCACGCGCCCGATGAGAGCGACGCCGCCGTGAGCCAAGGATTGGCATCCGGCAAATTCAAATCGCAGCATCTCAAATTGCTCAATCCCACACCGCGCGTACTCGACGTGCTCAAGACTGCCGGGATAGATATGTTTCTAGAAATCCACACGAATCGCCAAAACGCGCTCGTTTCGTTTGAACCGGGGAAGTAA
- a CDS encoding MoaD/ThiS family protein → MQVHIPTPLRAYTNAAQVEANGATLAELFADLERQFPGIRFRIINEQDEIREHIKIFVNQTLAPNLDAPLAPNDRVRIVMAISGG, encoded by the coding sequence ATGCAAGTCCACATTCCCACACCGCTTCGCGCGTACACGAACGCGGCTCAGGTCGAAGCGAATGGCGCGACGCTTGCGGAATTGTTCGCGGATCTGGAGCGACAGTTTCCGGGCATTCGCTTTCGCATCATTAACGAGCAAGACGAAATTCGCGAGCACATCAAAATTTTCGTCAACCAAACTCTCGCGCCGAATCTGGACGCGCCGCTCGCGCCAAATGATCGCGTGCGAATCGTGATGGCGATTAGCGGCGGTTGA